One region of Salinibacter grassmerensis genomic DNA includes:
- a CDS encoding phasin family protein, with translation MTTEHDTPDSENLQDELTERGREVWLAGLGALATVEEEGTKLFNRLVDRGQDFEEDRQAKLEEATEKVREQSDEALAQLEEAGEETQSMLADSVKAALERFGVPTQTEVDDLADKVDHLSTQVEELANHLAEDEEPSPDQS, from the coding sequence ATGACGACTGAACACGACACCCCCGATTCCGAAAACCTACAGGACGAACTCACCGAGCGCGGCCGCGAGGTGTGGCTGGCCGGCCTCGGGGCCCTGGCCACAGTTGAGGAAGAAGGCACCAAGCTCTTCAATCGGCTCGTGGACCGGGGACAGGATTTTGAGGAGGACCGCCAGGCCAAGCTCGAAGAGGCGACCGAGAAGGTCCGCGAGCAGAGCGATGAGGCCCTCGCCCAACTCGAAGAGGCCGGCGAGGAAACACAGTCGATGCTCGCCGACTCTGTGAAGGCCGCCCTGGAGCGCTTTGGCGTTCCTACTCAAACGGAAGTCGATGACCTGGCAGACAAGGTGGATCACCTGTCCACACAGGTCGAGGAGCTTGCCAATCATCTCGCGGAGGACGAAGAGCCGTCCCCGGATCAGTCGTAG
- a CDS encoding patatin-like phospholipase family protein: MPSSTTGSSTVGLACAGGVIEGALYEIGALCALDEAIEGRRLHDLDVYVGVSSGSLIGSMLASNVSARELSRAVVSESTDPSLNLEPEALFRPAVGEYAGRLRRLPGAFFSSLRHYLLHPGDLSLLGLLATFGSLVPTGLFTNASLERFLAEALSTGGRTNDFRRLQRKLYVVAMNLDSADVTVFGESGHDHVPISSAIQASTALPGLYTPVEIDGQHYIDGVARRTVHASVGLDAGADLLFCINPIVPINIQLKQHAERLLDRRTNGQGATLADRGLPTVLSQTFRAIVDSRKQTGFKKYEHTHPDADLILIEPECDDTHLFFSNIFSFRNRHDICEHAYQATRRHLRSRADELQPILERHGLWLRRDVLDAPHSLYDTGLSRRSRESQRAESSMTEVLREAGETLDRLDILLNRLHDRAEPLNRPPSERS; the protein is encoded by the coding sequence ATGCCTTCATCCACTACCGGTTCCAGCACAGTTGGCCTCGCCTGTGCGGGCGGGGTCATTGAAGGTGCGCTCTACGAAATTGGGGCGCTGTGTGCCCTCGACGAAGCAATTGAGGGACGTCGCCTGCACGATCTAGACGTCTATGTCGGAGTGAGTTCAGGCAGTTTGATTGGGAGTATGCTGGCCAGCAACGTCTCTGCACGTGAGCTCAGCCGAGCCGTCGTCTCCGAGTCCACAGATCCGAGCCTCAACCTGGAGCCAGAAGCGCTCTTCCGTCCGGCCGTAGGCGAATACGCGGGCCGACTGAGGCGTCTTCCCGGGGCGTTCTTCTCTTCTCTACGGCACTACCTTCTCCATCCCGGTGACCTGTCTCTGCTCGGGCTTCTCGCGACGTTTGGGTCCCTGGTTCCCACGGGTCTTTTTACCAATGCCTCTCTCGAACGCTTCCTCGCCGAGGCCCTCTCTACCGGCGGACGCACCAACGACTTCCGTCGGCTGCAGCGAAAGCTGTACGTGGTGGCCATGAATCTCGACTCCGCCGACGTCACGGTCTTTGGCGAATCCGGCCACGACCATGTGCCCATCTCATCGGCCATCCAGGCGTCCACTGCACTTCCTGGCCTGTACACCCCCGTCGAAATCGACGGCCAGCACTACATTGACGGGGTGGCCCGCCGTACCGTGCACGCCAGTGTGGGGCTGGATGCCGGTGCCGATCTTCTTTTCTGTATCAACCCCATCGTGCCGATCAACATCCAGCTGAAGCAACATGCCGAGCGGTTGCTCGACCGCCGGACAAACGGTCAAGGAGCAACCCTCGCCGACCGCGGCCTTCCGACAGTATTGTCCCAGACGTTTCGGGCCATCGTGGACTCCCGCAAGCAGACCGGTTTCAAGAAGTACGAGCACACTCACCCCGACGCGGATCTCATTTTAATTGAGCCGGAATGCGACGACACGCACCTCTTCTTCTCCAACATCTTCAGCTTCAGGAATCGGCACGACATCTGCGAACACGCCTACCAGGCCACTCGCCGTCACCTGCGCTCCCGCGCGGACGAGCTCCAGCCCATTTTGGAGCGGCACGGTCTGTGGCTGCGACGCGACGTGCTCGACGCCCCGCACTCCCTCTATGACACCGGTCTTTCTAGACGCAGCCGCGAATCTCAGCGCGCCGAGTCTTCGATGACAGAGGTGCTCCGCGAGGCCGGCGAGACTCTCGACCGCCTCGATATTCTGCTCAACCGTCTGCACGACCGCGCAGAACCGCTCAACCGGCCGCCTTCGGAGCGTTCGTGA
- a CDS encoding ABC1 kinase family protein encodes MERTNGSPSGSSSGQVAPSGEDRSAVGRAEASAEDPGESSAGKESSVPDNMSVPPSPNGSTQSSPLTDFDPLAPYRGAFWRFFTVWRHVAGLLMGGHIAYVGSLPRVQKMGMRSLGKRMLAGILKPFVRSDLRDRPFPEQLRRRLEILGPTFTKLGQIMAIREDLLPEVITEELDSLMDHLPPIPFAQVKAIIERELEDPVESLFRSIDPEPLAAASIAQVHRATTHDGRDVVVKVIKPGIRDVVTSDLKLLEFFGVFLQWLLPRYQPKQIIEEFGAYTKREIDFDYEADHAEIFAANFQDAPGVVFPEVHRELSTSDVLTMEYLGGIRPGPQAVRELSEAERQRVIDLGASAVIRMLYKDGFFHADLHAGNLKILPGDRPEDLQIGFIDLGMVGRFRADIRRRMLYYYYALVRGDVENAARYLLDMARVGEGGDPQGFRRAVSDMARHFLMRSKQGSISLAQVILQSLSLGGQYRIFFPVEMTLMVKALVTFEGVGRTLDPDLDVVSVSRRHVQRIFRERFNPLTLGSEMLSNAPELVDVALKLPQLLTSGVARLEESLTDQPTSDPLSGIRSSVIGGACIIGGVISVVQSGPLWLSIPLFVLGTGLAVWAR; translated from the coding sequence ATGGAACGCACTAACGGATCCCCATCGGGCTCTTCATCTGGACAGGTAGCCCCGAGTGGAGAAGACCGGTCTGCCGTGGGACGTGCGGAGGCTTCCGCCGAAGACCCTGGTGAGTCTTCGGCGGGGAAGGAGTCCTCCGTTCCCGACAACATGAGTGTGCCCCCGTCACCAAACGGCAGTACACAGTCCTCGCCCCTCACGGACTTTGACCCGCTGGCGCCTTATCGAGGGGCCTTCTGGCGTTTCTTTACAGTGTGGCGGCATGTGGCGGGATTGCTAATGGGAGGGCACATCGCCTACGTCGGGTCCTTGCCGCGCGTACAGAAGATGGGCATGCGGTCGTTGGGAAAGCGCATGTTGGCGGGCATCCTGAAGCCTTTTGTCCGCAGCGACCTTCGGGATCGTCCCTTTCCGGAGCAGCTGCGACGTCGTTTGGAAATCCTTGGTCCTACGTTTACCAAACTGGGACAGATCATGGCCATCCGGGAGGATTTGCTTCCGGAAGTGATCACGGAGGAACTCGATAGCTTGATGGACCACCTGCCGCCCATCCCCTTCGCGCAGGTGAAGGCAATTATTGAGCGGGAGCTGGAAGACCCTGTAGAGTCTCTCTTTCGGTCGATCGACCCGGAGCCGCTGGCCGCCGCGTCCATTGCACAGGTGCACCGTGCCACGACGCACGACGGGCGGGATGTCGTCGTGAAAGTCATTAAGCCCGGCATCCGGGATGTTGTGACGTCCGACCTGAAGCTCCTCGAGTTTTTCGGGGTGTTTCTGCAGTGGCTGCTGCCCCGCTACCAGCCGAAACAGATTATCGAAGAGTTTGGGGCCTACACGAAGCGAGAGATTGACTTCGACTACGAGGCCGACCACGCCGAGATCTTCGCCGCGAACTTTCAGGACGCCCCAGGAGTGGTCTTCCCGGAGGTCCATCGTGAACTGAGCACGAGCGATGTGCTCACGATGGAGTATCTGGGTGGCATCCGTCCCGGACCACAGGCCGTCCGTGAACTGAGCGAGGCCGAGCGGCAGCGTGTGATCGACCTCGGCGCCTCCGCCGTTATCCGGATGCTGTACAAGGACGGCTTCTTTCACGCCGATCTGCACGCGGGCAACCTGAAAATCCTGCCCGGAGACCGCCCTGAGGACCTCCAGATTGGCTTCATTGACCTCGGGATGGTCGGGCGTTTCCGAGCCGACATCCGGCGGCGCATGCTGTACTACTACTACGCCCTGGTACGGGGGGACGTGGAAAATGCGGCCCGCTACCTCCTCGACATGGCGCGGGTGGGAGAAGGAGGCGATCCGCAGGGATTTCGGCGGGCCGTCTCGGACATGGCCCGCCACTTTCTGATGCGGAGCAAGCAAGGCTCGATCAGCCTCGCGCAGGTGATCCTTCAGTCGCTGAGTCTAGGGGGACAGTACCGAATCTTCTTTCCGGTGGAGATGACGCTCATGGTGAAGGCCCTCGTCACCTTTGAGGGGGTGGGCCGGACCCTCGATCCGGATCTCGACGTGGTGTCGGTGTCGCGGCGCCACGTGCAACGGATCTTCCGCGAGCGGTTCAACCCCCTGACGCTGGGATCGGAGATGTTAAGCAATGCCCCCGAACTGGTGGACGTGGCCCTGAAGCTACCCCAGCTGCTGACGTCTGGGGTGGCGCGCCTTGAGGAGTCGCTGACTGATCAGCCCACGAGTGACCCCCTGTCCGGGATTCGAAGCAGCGTCATCGGCGGTGCCTGCATTATCGGAGGGGTGATTTCCGTGGTGCAGAGCGGCCCGCTGTGGCTGTCGATTCCCCTATTCGTGCTCGGGACGGGCCTAGCAGTGTGGGCCCGGTAG